From a region of the Thermosipho melanesiensis BI429 genome:
- the gap gene encoding type I glyceraldehyde-3-phosphate dehydrogenase, translated as MRIAINGFGRIGRLVLRELIRRNSDIDIVAINDLTDAKTLAHLFKYDSVHKILPNEIKATENSIIIDGKEIKIFAEKDPENLPWKDLNIDVVVESTGVFRNREGAEKHLKAGAKKVVITAPAKGEDITIVLGCNEEQLKPEHKIISCASCTTNSIASIAKVINDEFKIITGHLITVHSYTNDQRILDLPHKDLRRARAAAVNIIPTTTGAAKAVALVVPELKGKLDGMAIRVPTPDGSLTNLSVIVEKATTAEEVNEVVKKATEGRLKGIIGYNTEPIVSGDIVGTTYAGIFDATLTKVMNGNLVNIFSWYDNEYGYTCRVVDTLELVEKML; from the coding sequence ATGAGAATAGCCATTAACGGTTTTGGAAGAATTGGAAGATTAGTACTTAGGGAACTCATACGCCGCAATAGTGACATTGACATTGTTGCAATTAACGATTTGACTGATGCAAAAACATTAGCCCATCTTTTCAAATATGATTCCGTTCACAAAATTTTACCTAACGAAATCAAAGCAACTGAAAATTCCATTATAATCGACGGAAAAGAAATTAAAATATTCGCAGAAAAAGACCCAGAAAATCTCCCATGGAAAGACCTAAATATTGACGTAGTTGTTGAGTCAACCGGTGTTTTCAGAAACAGAGAAGGAGCAGAAAAACATCTTAAGGCCGGTGCCAAAAAAGTTGTAATTACTGCTCCTGCAAAAGGTGAAGATATAACAATAGTTCTAGGTTGCAACGAAGAACAACTAAAACCAGAGCACAAAATAATATCTTGTGCATCATGTACAACAAACTCAATAGCATCCATTGCAAAAGTGATTAACGATGAATTTAAAATAATAACAGGTCATTTAATAACCGTTCACTCATATACAAATGACCAAAGAATCCTTGACCTTCCACATAAGGATTTGAGAAGAGCAAGGGCTGCAGCTGTAAATATAATACCAACAACAACGGGTGCTGCGAAAGCTGTCGCATTGGTTGTCCCAGAATTGAAAGGAAAATTAGATGGTATGGCAATAAGGGTGCCAACTCCAGACGGTTCTTTAACAAATCTAAGTGTAATTGTTGAAAAAGCAACTACAGCTGAAGAAGTAAACGAAGTAGTAAAGAAAGCAACTGAAGGAAGACTAAAAGGAATAATAGGTTACAACACAGAACCAATTGTAAGTGGTGACATTGTGGGAACAACATATGCCGGAATCTTTGATGCCACACTTACGAAAGTTATGAATGGTAACTTAGTAAACATCTTCTCCTGGTATGATAATGAATATGGTTACACATGCAGAGTTGTAGATACTCTTGAACTTGTCGAAAAGATGTTATAA
- the fliI gene encoding flagellar protein export ATPase FliI: MDRLELLKKRLSEYNPYQKIGAVSKIVGLTIESKGPDAFLGELCKIITEYKKSYAEVVGFNENGVILMPLEDISGLKKGCQVIKTNQYVSIPVSEELLGRVVDALGRPLDGKKILSKEKIPIVREAPNPLIRKRITTPISVGIRAIDGFLTLGYGQRIGIFAGSGVGKSTLLGMIARNTSADINVISLIGERGREVREFIEKDLKKEGLKRSIVVVSTSDQPALLRVKALLTATSIAEYFRDKGYNVLLMVDSLTRWAMAQREVGLATGEPPTTRGYPPSVFAGLPKILERAGNSDKGSITGIYTVLVEADDFNEPISDTVRGIVDGHIILSRKLAESAHYPAIDVLMSVSRLMNDIVTKEHKISAMKLKDLIATYYDAKDLIDVGAYKKGTNPKIDKSIELIDEINKFLKQSIDESMSFDDTVQYLISIAKKI; encoded by the coding sequence ATGGATAGACTGGAATTGTTAAAAAAAAGATTATCCGAGTACAATCCTTATCAAAAAATAGGGGCAGTCAGTAAAATAGTGGGACTCACAATAGAATCAAAAGGTCCAGATGCCTTTTTGGGAGAACTTTGTAAGATAATCACAGAATACAAAAAGTCATACGCAGAAGTAGTAGGGTTTAACGAAAATGGCGTTATATTAATGCCATTAGAAGATATTTCTGGTTTAAAAAAAGGGTGTCAAGTAATAAAAACCAACCAATATGTAAGTATACCTGTATCCGAAGAACTCTTGGGTAGGGTAGTTGATGCTCTCGGAAGGCCTCTAGATGGTAAGAAAATTCTTTCTAAAGAAAAAATTCCAATAGTTCGAGAAGCACCAAATCCGCTCATTAGAAAAAGAATAACGACGCCTATTTCAGTTGGAATAAGGGCAATTGATGGTTTTCTAACTCTTGGATACGGTCAAAGAATTGGTATTTTTGCTGGTAGTGGTGTGGGAAAAAGTACGCTACTTGGTATGATAGCTAGAAATACTTCTGCCGATATAAACGTAATTTCTCTAATTGGTGAAAGAGGAAGAGAAGTTAGGGAATTTATAGAAAAAGACTTAAAAAAAGAAGGATTAAAACGTTCAATTGTCGTTGTTTCTACATCCGACCAACCTGCCTTACTTAGAGTAAAAGCACTTTTAACAGCAACATCGATAGCAGAATATTTCAGAGATAAGGGATACAACGTGTTGTTGATGGTAGATTCTTTAACCAGATGGGCTATGGCACAAAGGGAAGTGGGACTTGCAACCGGTGAACCGCCAACAACAAGAGGTTATCCACCAAGTGTTTTTGCTGGATTACCAAAAATATTAGAAAGAGCTGGAAATTCTGACAAAGGAAGTATAACAGGTATTTACACTGTTCTTGTAGAAGCCGATGACTTTAATGAGCCTATTTCAGATACGGTTAGAGGAATAGTAGACGGTCATATAATCCTTTCGAGAAAACTTGCAGAATCAGCACATTATCCTGCAATTGACGTATTAATGAGTGTGAGTAGATTAATGAACGACATTGTAACAAAAGAACATAAAATTTCCGCTATGAAACTTAAAGACTTAATAGCAACATATTACGATGCAAAGGATTTAATCGATGTTGGTGCATATAAAAAAGGAACAAATCCAAAAATAGATAAATCCATTGAATTAATTGATGAAATAAATAAATTTCTAAAACAATCAATAGATGAAAGCATGAGTTTTGATGATACAGTACAATACTTAATTTCAATAGCCAAAAAAATATAG
- a CDS encoding FliH/SctL family protein: MIIKKRYVYIDTPQTINEKKIEKSSENNLKILEEQKRIIEEAKRKADEIINQAKQKASEIIEIAKQKSENIKKEAIKEKEELITTQKQSIENMVKTLNERINFLAKKFEETIDKTTKKIENDLLEITKIIVTKLLEKEIDEETTKRKLNKILTHIIGMKKIKLYINPDDLKLLDEDILSNLRNKGIEIIEDSNVQYGVVAETEMGNINTDLKFQMKLINEIIDEVLKNG; the protein is encoded by the coding sequence ATGATAATAAAAAAAAGATATGTATATATAGATACCCCACAAACAATTAACGAAAAAAAAATTGAAAAATCATCTGAAAATAACTTAAAAATTTTAGAAGAACAAAAAAGAATAATCGAAGAAGCCAAAAGAAAGGCAGATGAAATAATTAATCAGGCAAAACAAAAAGCAAGTGAAATTATTGAAATTGCTAAACAAAAGTCTGAAAATATAAAAAAAGAAGCGATAAAGGAAAAAGAAGAATTAATAACAACCCAGAAACAAAGTATAGAAAACATGGTAAAAACCTTAAATGAAAGAATAAACTTTTTAGCAAAAAAATTTGAAGAAACTATAGATAAAACAACTAAAAAAATTGAAAACGATTTGTTGGAAATCACAAAAATAATAGTTACAAAACTTCTAGAAAAAGAAATAGATGAAGAAACTACAAAAAGAAAATTAAATAAAATACTAACTCATATCATTGGAATGAAAAAAATAAAACTATATATTAATCCCGATGATTTAAAACTTCTAGATGAAGATATTTTATCAAACTTAAGGAATAAAGGAATTGAAATAATAGAAGATTCAAATGTTCAATATGGTGTTGTAGCTGAAACAGAAATGGGAAATATAAACACGGATTTAAAATTTCAAATGAAATTAATAAATGAAATCATAGATGAGGTTTTAAAAAATGGATAG
- the ackA gene encoding acetate kinase, with protein MIVLVVNSGSSSIKYQLLDMDNEKVLCKGLAERIGIPGSRIVHKKAGEKFIVEKPMPNHDEALKIVLEVLKDEKLGAIKDFKEIDAVGHRVVHGGEKFSGSVLIDDEVIKAIEEFSYLAPLHNPPNLMGIKAIMKLLPGVPNIGVFDTAFHAKMPEKAYLYAIPYEFYEKYKIRRYGFHGTSHRYVSKRTAEILGLDYNKAKIVTVHLGNGASIAAVKNGKSVDTSMGFTPLEGLVMGTRSGDLDPSIVTFLMEKEGLSAEEVYTILNKKSGVLGLSKNFSSDMRDIEDKALENDPLCRLVLDIYEYRIAKYIGAYAAAMNGVDAISFTAGVGENSPITREEICVNYLSFLGIKIDKEKNNVKGEERIISTPDSKVKVLVVPTNEELMIARDTKEIIEKGLKQLEY; from the coding sequence ATGATTGTTCTTGTTGTAAACAGTGGAAGTTCTTCTATTAAGTATCAACTTTTGGATATGGATAACGAAAAAGTTCTATGTAAAGGGTTGGCTGAAAGAATAGGCATTCCTGGAAGTAGAATTGTTCACAAAAAAGCCGGAGAAAAATTCATAGTAGAAAAACCTATGCCAAATCACGATGAAGCTTTGAAAATTGTTTTGGAAGTTTTAAAAGATGAAAAACTAGGCGCAATAAAAGACTTTAAAGAAATTGATGCAGTTGGACACAGAGTTGTACACGGTGGAGAAAAATTTTCTGGTTCTGTCCTAATTGATGATGAAGTAATTAAAGCAATTGAAGAATTTTCCTATCTTGCACCACTACACAATCCACCAAATTTAATGGGAATAAAAGCAATTATGAAATTACTACCTGGTGTTCCAAATATTGGAGTTTTTGACACCGCATTCCACGCAAAGATGCCTGAAAAAGCATACCTCTACGCTATTCCATACGAATTTTATGAAAAATATAAAATTAGAAGATATGGTTTTCATGGAACAAGTCATAGATACGTTTCAAAAAGAACAGCTGAAATACTTGGATTAGATTACAATAAAGCAAAAATTGTAACAGTTCACCTTGGAAATGGAGCATCAATTGCGGCTGTAAAAAATGGAAAAAGCGTTGATACATCAATGGGATTCACTCCTTTAGAAGGGTTAGTAATGGGAACACGTTCAGGAGATCTCGATCCTTCTATTGTGACATTTTTAATGGAAAAAGAAGGACTAAGTGCAGAAGAAGTATACACAATCCTAAACAAAAAAAGCGGTGTCTTAGGACTCTCTAAAAACTTTAGTTCTGATATGAGAGATATTGAAGATAAAGCACTTGAAAATGATCCTCTATGCAGGTTAGTTCTCGACATTTATGAATATAGAATAGCAAAATATATAGGAGCATATGCTGCAGCAATGAATGGTGTTGATGCAATCTCATTTACTGCTGGTGTAGGTGAAAATTCCCCAATTACTCGTGAAGAAATTTGTGTAAACTATTTAAGCTTTCTAGGAATAAAAATAGATAAAGAAAAAAATAATGTAAAAGGTGAAGAAAGGATTATATCAACTCCAGATTCTAAAGTTAAAGTTTTAGTTGTTCCAACAAACGAAGAACTTATGATTGCAAGAGATACAAAAGAAATTATAGAAAAAGGTTTAAAACAACTTGAGTATTAA
- the fba gene encoding class II fructose-1,6-bisphosphate aldolase, whose amino-acid sequence MYVNTKEILEDASKKYYAVPAFNINNLEFLMAILQGAVEKKAPIIIETSEGAIKYAGNGNPLRGARFFAETVKNYAESLDIPVALHLDHGKNLEYIAAAIKAGYSSVMIDASHEEFEKNLEITKEVVKWAHAAGVSVEAELGQLAGIEDNVVAKENVLVDPQQAKIFVEETNVDFLAPAIGTSHGAFKFKGEAKLDFERLKRVKELTKIPLVLHGASSVPTKFVELAEKYGANLGGAKGVPQEDIKKCVELGINKVNTDTDLRIAFLAGLRKHLSENEKEFDPRKYFKEGMEFVKEVVMERLEFLNTAGKA is encoded by the coding sequence ATGTACGTAAACACCAAAGAAATTTTGGAAGATGCAAGTAAAAAATACTACGCAGTTCCCGCATTCAACATCAACAACTTAGAATTTTTAATGGCAATTCTTCAAGGCGCCGTCGAGAAAAAGGCTCCTATTATAATCGAAACCAGTGAAGGAGCTATTAAGTATGCTGGAAATGGTAATCCCTTAAGAGGGGCAAGATTTTTTGCAGAAACCGTTAAAAATTATGCAGAAAGCCTAGATATTCCAGTTGCATTACATCTTGACCACGGTAAAAACCTCGAATATATAGCAGCTGCAATTAAAGCTGGATATTCATCCGTCATGATAGATGCTTCACACGAAGAATTTGAAAAAAACCTAGAAATAACAAAAGAAGTTGTTAAATGGGCACATGCTGCAGGTGTTTCTGTTGAAGCAGAGCTTGGCCAATTAGCAGGCATTGAAGATAATGTAGTAGCAAAAGAAAATGTTCTAGTAGACCCTCAACAAGCAAAAATTTTTGTTGAAGAAACTAATGTGGACTTTCTCGCTCCAGCTATTGGAACAAGTCACGGTGCATTTAAATTTAAAGGAGAAGCAAAGCTCGACTTTGAAAGACTTAAAAGAGTAAAAGAATTAACAAAAATTCCTTTGGTATTACACGGGGCTTCAAGTGTACCAACAAAATTTGTTGAACTTGCAGAAAAATACGGAGCAAATTTAGGCGGAGCAAAAGGTGTACCACAAGAAGACATCAAAAAATGCGTGGAATTAGGTATAAATAAAGTAAATACTGATACAGACCTAAGAATTGCATTCCTTGCCGGACTTAGAAAACACCTTTCTGAAAACGAAAAAGAATTCGATCCGCGAAAATATTTCAAAGAAGGTATGGAGTTCGTAAAAGAAGTAGTCATGGAAAGGTTAGAATTCCTGAACACCGCTGGTAAAGCTTAA